One Coffea arabica cultivar ET-39 chromosome 5c, Coffea Arabica ET-39 HiFi, whole genome shotgun sequence DNA window includes the following coding sequences:
- the LOC113690164 gene encoding sodium/calcium exchanger NCL isoform X2: MGKTASLVGFLLLLLLTANVAAGRVLLGHDNHLELVSDGVDDFREKESSSFIAFKGMDSSEGCKQLYGFLPCSNTLLGHLFLIVVYEYLLFRGESLVASGGERIFKILGPGIFGASAFHVLGSLPEALILLASGLLNSRETAQEYVLTGAGLLAGSTILLLTIVWGTCVIVASQEFPNGKKRTSLASSSTDNRSQFKRLFSRSKGYGLTMDTRTSHTARIMVLSVIPFITIQVPVVFGLSSSGELAFIIISLLISVTSLLVYFFYQIFQPWIQRRRLEYIKHEHLVVDILNHVQNHEIGAVLTPKGAPNVTAIRRLFRNTDHDGDNFISVTELQELLKEIKFRNVELDKNEATAEMLRDFDLDADEKISIDEFVSGVTKWVDDTKQALGKRYLSKKSLKHLYEVLQPWIQKKREEREIMKHIVSEILEHVQSSALGTLLTEDGEPDIIAIKRLFDSIDEDKDNHISFSELKTLLTEIKFGPTSLSVDDAVAKMMEELDTDGDRMLNEEEFATGLSKWLQKNDNASTNSKESEDEIFQKSWEQTDQLLEVESINKSLLAWTKAIFLLVLGTGMLGILAEPLIESVQNFSEAANMPSFFISFILVPLATNARVAISAISEARRKKPRTTSLTFSEV; encoded by the exons ATGGGAAAAACTGCAAGTCTTGTGGGTTTTCTTCTTCTATTGCTATTGACAGCCAACGTTGCAGCTGGTAGAGTATTACTAGGCCACGACAACCATCTTGAATTGGTTTCAGATGGCGTTGATGACTTCCGTGAAAAGGAGTCATCATCCTTTATAGCTTTCAAAGGGATGGATTCTTCAGAAGGATGTAAGCAACTGTATGGTTTCTTACCATGCTCAAACACTCTTTTGGGGCATCTCTTCCTTATCGTGGTGTATGAATACCTGCTGTTTCGGGGAGAATCATTAGTTGCTTCTGGAGGGGaacgaattttcaaaattctaGGCCCTGGCATTTTTGGTGCAAGTGCATTTCATGTTCTAGGATCTCTTCCAGAAGCTCTCATCCTTCTTG CATCTGGACTGTTGAACAGCAGAGAAACTGCCCAAGAATATGTCCTAACTGGAGCAGGGCTGCTGGCTGGATCAACAATTTTGCTGCTTACAATAGTTTGGGGAACTTGTGTCATCGTTGCCAGTCAAGAATTCCCCAATGGCAAGAAACGTACTTCTTTGGCAAGTTCCAGTACCGACAATCGAAGCCAATTCAAGAGATTATTTTCCCGATCGAAGG GTTATGGATTGACAATGGATACAAGGACATCGCACACAGCAAGAATTATGGTTCTCTCAGTGATACCCTTTATTACCATCCAAGTTCCAGTAGTCTTTGGTCTATCTTCTTCGGGGGAACTAGCTTTCATCATTATCTCCCTGCTTATTTCTGTCACATCCTTGCTCGTATACTTCTTCTATCAG ATCTTTCAGCCATGGATCCAAAGAAGACGATTAGAATACATAAAACATGAACATTTGGTGGTTGACATCCTGAACCATGTGCAGAATCATGAAATAGGCGCGGTACTTACCCCTAAAGGGGCACCTAATGTAACAGCGATTAGAAG GCTATTTCGAAATACGGATCATGATGGGGACAACTTCATCTCTGTTACTGAGCTACAAGAATTGCTCAAGGAAATCAAATTTAGGAATGTAGAGCTGGACAAGAATGAAGCAACGGCAGAGATGTTGAGGGATTTTGACTTGGACGCTGATGAGAAAATTAGCATTGATGAATTTGTCAGTGGCGTTACAAAATGGGTTGATGACACAAAACAAGCATTGGGTAAACGATATCTCTCCAAAAAGTCACTGAAACACTTGTACGAG GTCCTCCAACCTTggattcaaaagaaaagggaagaacgCGAAATAATGAAGCATATAGTATCAGAAATTCTGGAACACGTTCAGAGCTCTGCACTAGGAACCCTTTTGACAGAAGATGGAGAACCAGATATAATTGCTATAAAAAG GTTGTTTGACAGCATTGATGAGGACAAGGATAATCACATATCATTTTCCGAGTTGAAAACACTGTTGACAGAGATCAAATTTGGTCCTACATCTCTAAGCGTGGATGACGCAGTGGCCAAGATGATGGAAGAACTCGATACAGATGGTGATCGTATGCTTAATGAGGAAGAATTTGCTACAGGATTGTCAAAATGGCTGCAAAAGAATGACAATGCATCTACCAACTCAAAAGAAAGCGAGGATGAAATTTTTCAA AAATCATGGGAGCAGACGGACCAACTGTTGGAGGTGGAGAGCATTAACAAATCTCTACTTGCATGGACCAAGGCCATATTTCTTTTGGTGCTTGGCACAGGCATGCTGGGAATTCTAGCTGAACCTCTCATAGAAAGTGTTCAGAATTTTTCGGAAGCCGCAAATATGCCAtcatttttcatctcttttaTCTTAGTCCCACTGGCTACTAATGCTAGGGTAGCAATTTCAGCAATCAGCGAGGCACGCAGAAAGAAACCAAGAACCACTTCTTTGACATTTTCAGAG GTTTAA
- the LOC113690164 gene encoding sodium/calcium exchanger NCL2 isoform X1 — translation MGKTASLVGFLLLLLLTANVAAGRVLLGHDNHLELVSDGVDDFREKESSSFIAFKGMDSSEGCKQLYGFLPCSNTLLGHLFLIVVYEYLLFRGESLVASGGERIFKILGPGIFGASAFHVLGSLPEALILLASGLLNSRETAQEYVLTGAGLLAGSTILLLTIVWGTCVIVASQEFPNGKKRTSLASSSTDNRSQFKRLFSRSKGYGLTMDTRTSHTARIMVLSVIPFITIQVPVVFGLSSSGELAFIIISLLISVTSLLVYFFYQIFQPWIQRRRLEYIKHEHLVVDILNHVQNHEIGAVLTPKGAPNVTAIRRLFRNTDHDGDNFISVTELQELLKEIKFRNVELDKNEATAEMLRDFDLDADEKISIDEFVSGVTKWVDDTKQALGKRYLSKKSLKHLYEVLQPWIQKKREEREIMKHIVSEILEHVQSSALGTLLTEDGEPDIIAIKRLFDSIDEDKDNHISFSELKTLLTEIKFGPTSLSVDDAVAKMMEELDTDGDRMLNEEEFATGLSKWLQKNDNASTNSKESEDEIFQKSWEQTDQLLEVESINKSLLAWTKAIFLLVLGTGMLGILAEPLIESVQNFSEAANMPSFFISFILVPLATNARVAISAISEARRKKPRTTSLTFSEIYGGVFMNNMLGFSVLLSLIYFRGLTWIFSAEVLIVLIVSAIMGLLGSFRSIIPVWTSLVAYFLYPLSLVLVYLLHA, via the exons ATGGGAAAAACTGCAAGTCTTGTGGGTTTTCTTCTTCTATTGCTATTGACAGCCAACGTTGCAGCTGGTAGAGTATTACTAGGCCACGACAACCATCTTGAATTGGTTTCAGATGGCGTTGATGACTTCCGTGAAAAGGAGTCATCATCCTTTATAGCTTTCAAAGGGATGGATTCTTCAGAAGGATGTAAGCAACTGTATGGTTTCTTACCATGCTCAAACACTCTTTTGGGGCATCTCTTCCTTATCGTGGTGTATGAATACCTGCTGTTTCGGGGAGAATCATTAGTTGCTTCTGGAGGGGaacgaattttcaaaattctaGGCCCTGGCATTTTTGGTGCAAGTGCATTTCATGTTCTAGGATCTCTTCCAGAAGCTCTCATCCTTCTTG CATCTGGACTGTTGAACAGCAGAGAAACTGCCCAAGAATATGTCCTAACTGGAGCAGGGCTGCTGGCTGGATCAACAATTTTGCTGCTTACAATAGTTTGGGGAACTTGTGTCATCGTTGCCAGTCAAGAATTCCCCAATGGCAAGAAACGTACTTCTTTGGCAAGTTCCAGTACCGACAATCGAAGCCAATTCAAGAGATTATTTTCCCGATCGAAGG GTTATGGATTGACAATGGATACAAGGACATCGCACACAGCAAGAATTATGGTTCTCTCAGTGATACCCTTTATTACCATCCAAGTTCCAGTAGTCTTTGGTCTATCTTCTTCGGGGGAACTAGCTTTCATCATTATCTCCCTGCTTATTTCTGTCACATCCTTGCTCGTATACTTCTTCTATCAG ATCTTTCAGCCATGGATCCAAAGAAGACGATTAGAATACATAAAACATGAACATTTGGTGGTTGACATCCTGAACCATGTGCAGAATCATGAAATAGGCGCGGTACTTACCCCTAAAGGGGCACCTAATGTAACAGCGATTAGAAG GCTATTTCGAAATACGGATCATGATGGGGACAACTTCATCTCTGTTACTGAGCTACAAGAATTGCTCAAGGAAATCAAATTTAGGAATGTAGAGCTGGACAAGAATGAAGCAACGGCAGAGATGTTGAGGGATTTTGACTTGGACGCTGATGAGAAAATTAGCATTGATGAATTTGTCAGTGGCGTTACAAAATGGGTTGATGACACAAAACAAGCATTGGGTAAACGATATCTCTCCAAAAAGTCACTGAAACACTTGTACGAG GTCCTCCAACCTTggattcaaaagaaaagggaagaacgCGAAATAATGAAGCATATAGTATCAGAAATTCTGGAACACGTTCAGAGCTCTGCACTAGGAACCCTTTTGACAGAAGATGGAGAACCAGATATAATTGCTATAAAAAG GTTGTTTGACAGCATTGATGAGGACAAGGATAATCACATATCATTTTCCGAGTTGAAAACACTGTTGACAGAGATCAAATTTGGTCCTACATCTCTAAGCGTGGATGACGCAGTGGCCAAGATGATGGAAGAACTCGATACAGATGGTGATCGTATGCTTAATGAGGAAGAATTTGCTACAGGATTGTCAAAATGGCTGCAAAAGAATGACAATGCATCTACCAACTCAAAAGAAAGCGAGGATGAAATTTTTCAA AAATCATGGGAGCAGACGGACCAACTGTTGGAGGTGGAGAGCATTAACAAATCTCTACTTGCATGGACCAAGGCCATATTTCTTTTGGTGCTTGGCACAGGCATGCTGGGAATTCTAGCTGAACCTCTCATAGAAAGTGTTCAGAATTTTTCGGAAGCCGCAAATATGCCAtcatttttcatctcttttaTCTTAGTCCCACTGGCTACTAATGCTAGGGTAGCAATTTCAGCAATCAGCGAGGCACGCAGAAAGAAACCAAGAACCACTTCTTTGACATTTTCAGAG ATTTATGGCGGAGTTTTCATGAACAACATGCTGGGCTTTTCTGTTCTGCTTTCCCTAATATATTTCCGAGGCCTGACATGGATTTTCTCAGCTGAAGTACTGATAGTTCTGATAGTCTCGGCTATCATGGGCTTGCTTGGAAGTTTCCGCTCCATCATCCCAGTCTGGACCTCACTCGTGGCTTATTTCCTGTATCCATTATCTTTGGTCCTGGTTTATCTGCTTCACGCATAA
- the LOC113688778 gene encoding basic leucine zipper 34 → MAQLPPKVPSMTQNWYPSFPFQMMPLPPPPTTAQQNSWVDEFLDFSSARRSSHRRSVSDSVAFVEAPFVEECRNADNPTNISVTCNGHNFDGLDDEQLRNMFSDDIATKELPPLSSSDPASTNPSTPSDQNSENDEKNAAAQENPNLQPKNEPGEVDISTKRETETQTESPANPSADAIVDPKRIKRILANRQSAQRSRVRKLQYISELERSVTTLQTEVSALSPRVAFLDHQRLVLNVDNSALKQRIAALAQDKIFKDAHQEALRKEIERLRHIYHEQNMQMMSKKAADEASPPPLPQPQPNLNKTCGTDQE, encoded by the exons ATGGCGCAGCTTCCGCCAAAAGTTCCATCCATGACACAAAATTGGTATCCTTCCTTCCCTTTCCAGATGATGCCATTGCCTCCTCCTCCAACAACTGCCCAGCAGAATTCTTGGGTTGATGAATTCCTAGACTTCTCGTCCGCTCGGAGGAGCTCTCACCGGAGGTCCGTGAGCGATTCCGTTGCCTTCGTGGAGGCTCCATTCGTCGAAGAATGCAGAAACGCTGATAATCCAACAAACATCAGTGTTACATGCAACGGTCATAATTTTGATGGATTGGATGATGAGCAACTCAGGAACATGTTCTCCGACGATATTGCCACCAAGGAGCTTCCGCCTTTGTCATCATCCGATCCAGCCAGCACTAATCCGTCCACCCCATCTGATCAAAACAGCGAAAATGATGAGAAGAATGCAGCAGCTCAAGAAAACCCAAATTTGCAGCCAAAAAATGAGCCAGGGGAAGTGGACATCTCAACCAAACGGGAAACAGAAACACAAACGGAATCCCCAGCCAATCCTTCCGCAGATGCTATTGTCGATCCGAAGAGAATAAAGAG AATTCTTGCTAATCGCCAATCAGCTCAGAGATCAAGAGTAAGGAAGCTACAATACATTTCAGAGCTTGAAAGGAGTGTCACAACACTGCAG ACAGAAGTATCGGCATTATCTCCAAGGGTTGCATTCTTGGATCATCAGAGATTGGTTCTTAATGTTGATAATAGTGCTCTTAAGCAACGCATTGCTGCTCTAGCTCAAGATAAAATATTCAAAGATG CCCATCAAGAAGCATTGAGGAAAGAGATAGAGAGATTAAGGCACATATATCATGAGCAGAACATGCAGATGATGTCTAAGAAAGCCGCTGATGAAGCATCCCCACCACCGCTACCACAACCACAACCAAACCTTAACAAGACTTGTGGTACGGACCAAGAATAG
- the LOC113690074 gene encoding glutamate receptor 2.7 — MAPTYADLLLLLLSALAIINLDQIFMANGGMHSSKTENVEAVKGIDVGAIVDLSARIGKEEAVAMQMAAEDVGNQTRRRLTLLLKNSQGEAVQAVLAARHLIKKKQVLAILGPGSGEETFSVAEVGTQFDVPILSLADSCPSWGTKRWPFLVQASPSKNLQMKAVAAIVQSWGWRRVNVIYEDIDSSADGITPQLYDALQEVGAQISHLTALPSLANASTLSEELHMLKRDQCRVFVVHVTLALGERLFNMAKEKKMMERGYVWITTDSLTSLVHSMDASTISSMQGVLGIKSYYDDKGQKYQDFCQRFQYKFGLKHPKEKNHEPGNSALEAYDAIWTVALALQEGNINHQLLLDKISTANFTGVSGKIHFSEQRLAPVTVFQIINVIGRSYREVGFWSYGKGFSMSVDETAQWNVSMGVLGQLFWPGGPPDTPKGWDIPTVSTPLRIGVPGAPLVKYFVKVEIDPITKGYSFSGFSVDVFRESVKYLPYFLHYDFIPFEGTYDALLEQVRLKNFDAAVGDIAIVSERYVDADFTQPHTESGLVLIVPTQSQSKKGWLFLEPFTRAMWLLTALVHIYNGFVIWMIERNYCPELKGSPLNQMGTLLWLAFATIFSLHGDRLHSNLSRMATVVWLFVAVIISQSYTASLTSMLTLPRLEPKVANIETLRNSNAVIGHSSKAFVRSYLLNVLHFNPNNIKNFSSFEECAEDLKNGRIAGAFLEVPTSKVFLGKYCKSFMTAGPTYKAGGYGFAFSKGSPLIADMDEALLKVFESGRLKELEDNMTAIEKCVEIESESETLRLSPSSFYILFMFTGGTSTAALAIYFVHSKYEADNTAMPEHKRIWLLMLLVLKHWRNKRAQFPRNVSLAEPPVDASSHV, encoded by the exons ATGGCTCCTACGTATGCCGATCTTCTTCTACTCCTCCTTTCCGCCTTGGCCATTATCAATCTTGATCAAATTTTCATGGCCAATGGAGGTATGCATAGTTCGAAAACAGAAAATGTCGAGGCTGTCAAAGGCATAGACGTCGGTGCCATTGTGGACTTGAGTGCTCGAATAGGTAAAGAAGAAGCAGTAGCAATGCAGATGGCTGCTGAAGATGTAGGCAACCAGACAAGACGACGTTTAACTCTGCTACTGAAAAATTCTCAAGGAGAAGCTGTACAGGCGGTTCTCGCCG CTCGACATCTTATCAAGAAGAAGCAAGTCCTAGCTATCTTGGGACCAGGGTCAGGGGAAGAAACATTCTCAGTTGCCGAGGTTGGCACTCAATTTGATGTTCCCATTCTATCTTTAGCTGACTCGTGTCCTTCATGGGGGACAAAACGTTGGCCATTCCTAGTTCAAGCCTCTCCCAGCAAAAATTTACAAATGAAAGCAGTTGCTGCCATTGTCCAATCTTGGGGATGGCGCCGGGTTAATGTCATATATGAGGACATAGATTCTTCTGCAGATGGAATTACACCTCAACTCTATGATGCCTTGCAAGAAGTTGGAGCTCAAATCAGCCACTTGACTGCCCTTCCATCTCTTGCTAATGCTTCAACACTGTCTGAAGAGCTCCATATGCTCAAAAGAGACCAGTGTAGAGTCTTTGTAGTTCATGTCACTTTGGCCCTTGGGGAACGCTTATTTAACATGGCCAAGGAGAAGAAGATGATGGAACGAGGCTATGTATGGATCACTACAGACAGTCTAACAAGCCTTGTCCATTCCATGGATGCATCTACGATTTCATCAATGCAAGGTGTACTTGGAATAAAAAGCTACTATGATGACAAAGGGCAGAAGTATCAGGATTTCTGCCAAAGGTTTCAATACAAATTTGGCTTGAAGCACCCTAAAGAGAAGAACCATGAGCCTGGAAATTCTGCACTGGAAGCCTATGATGCCATCTGGACAGTGGCTTTAGCACTGCAGGAAGGCAACATCAATCACCAACTTCTTCTTGACAAAATTTCAACGGCAAATTTCACTGGAGTAAgtggaaaaattcacttttctgAGCAAAGATTAGCTCCGGTAACTGTATTTCAAATTATTAATGTTATAGGAAGGAGTTATCGAGAAGTTGGATTCTGGTCATACGGCAAAGGATTTTCTATGTCTGTTGATGAGACAGCCCAATGGAATGTCTCTATGGGAGTTTTGGGACAGTTATTTTGGCCTGGAGGACCTCCAGATACTCCTAAAGGATGGGACATCCCAACAGTCTCCACTCCATTAAGAATTGGCGTGCCCGGTGCACCCCTTGTCAAGTATTTTGTGAAAGTGGAAATTGATCCTATTACGAAGGGTTACTCTTTCTCAGGTTTTTCAGTTGATGTATTCAGAGAATCTGTCAAGTATTTGCCGTATTTTCTACACTATGATTTCATTCCTTTTGAGGGCACCTATGATGCTCTGTTGGAGCAAGTTCGACTAAAG AACTTTGATGCAGCAGTCGGTGACATAGCAATTGTATCTGAGCGATATGTAGATGCAGACTTCACTCAACCTCACACTGAATCAGGCCTAGTGTTGATAGTCCCTACTCAATCACAATCTAAGAAAGGTTGGCTGTTCCTGGAGCCGTTCACAAGAGCAATGTGGCTGCTTACAGCATTAGTACATATCTATAATGGTTTTGTCATATGGATGATAGAACGAAATTACTGCCCAGAACTCAAAGGATCCCCTCTGAATCAGATGGGAACACTGCTCTGGTTGGCCTTTGCGACAATATTCTCGTTACACG GTGATAGGCTGCATAGCAACTTGTCACGGATGGCAACAGTGGTGTGGTTGTTCGTTGCAGTTATCATATCACAAAGCTACACGGCAAGTCTAACCAGCATGCTAACTCTCCCTAGGCTTGAACCTAAGGTGGCAAACATTGAGACACTAAGAAATAGCAATGCAGTAATTGGGCACTCCTCGAAAGCTTTTGTCAGAAGTTATCTATTGAATGTCTTACACTTCAATCCAAACAACATCAAGAATTTTTCATCATTCGAAGAATGTGCTGAAGATCTTAAGAATGGTAGAATTGCTGGAGCATTTCTTGAGGTTCCTACTTCTAAAGTTTTCCTTGGGAAATACTGCAAGAGCTTTATGACAGCAGGTCCAACATACAAAGCTGGAGGTTATGGATTT GCATTTTCTAAAGGATCTCCACTGATTGCGGACATGGATGAGGCGTTGCTGAAGGTGTTCGAAAGCGGGAGGCTAAAAGAATTAGAGGACAATATGACAGCTATTGAGAAATGTGTGGAGATTGAATCAGAGAGTGAAACTCTAAGGCTAAGCCCCAGCAGCTTCTACATACTATTCATGTTTACAGGAGGAACATCAACAGCAGCCCTGGCAATATACTTTGTTCATTCCAAATATGAGGCGGACAACACTGCTATGCCTGAACATAAACGAATCTGGCTGCTAATGCTGTTGGTGCTGAAACACTGGAGGAATAAAAGAGCCCAATTTCCAAGAAATGTTAGCCTTGCTGAACCCCCCGTGGATGCTTCAAGTCATGTTTAG
- the LOC113689596 gene encoding glutamate receptor 2.7-like, which produces MQALSCLKELKLKLSNPQSLLLNFPSPEFRCPLSGQLMIDPVVIASSQAVKGMIGAIVDHNIRIGKEEIVAMDMAVEDVYNQTKQKVILCWKFFKICMLYIHVINVYSCFLLSCFHRIVARDLIKKKKAQVILGSRSWEETSSVAELGNQYGIPTLSFADPCPSWATERWPFFIQASPSKYLQMKAVAAMVQSWGWRRVNVIYEDTDSAVNGITPHLYDALQEVGAQISHLTALPSFPNASMLCGELAKLKAEQCRIFVVHASLALAERIFQMAKGMKMMEQCYVWITTDSVTGLVHSMDVSMMSSMQGVLGVERYYHDKERKYQDFYGRFQYEFGLKYAEEKNHEPGISALEAYDATWTVALAMKEGKINHQHLLDKLSITDFSGLSGKIQFSEQILAPSVNIFRIINVVGRSYLELGIWSDGIGFSVEVGENAKNNVSMEIFGKLFWPGGPLNAPRGWDIATVANAMRIGVPNASLIKRFVDVEYDPLTKSYAVSGFSIDVFKETVSYLPYFLPYSFIPFDGTYDALVEQVRLKNFDAAVGDIAIISKRCVDADFTHPHIESGLVLIVPIQSQSNRSWLFLKPSTKAMWFLIASINVYNGFVIWMIERNYCSELKGSPLNQIGTLLWLAFATLFSPQGEKLHSNLSRAATLVWLFVALIISQSYTASLTRMLTVPRLEPKVANIDTLRNSNAVIGYSRKTFVKDYLLNVLHFNPNNIKNFSSFKECAEDLKNGRIAGAFLEVPTSKVFLAKYCKSFMTTGPTYKFGGYGYVILYPFSFIEVYVCYFSHSFSAYYNFC; this is translated from the exons ATGCAGGCTCTGTCTTGTTTGAAAGAATTGAAGCTGAAGCTTTCCAACCCACAAAGCCTTTTGCTTAATTTTCCATCTCCGGAATTTAGATGTCCTCTTTCTGGACAACTCATGATTGACCCTGTTGTCATAGCCTCTAGCCAG GCTGTCAAAGGCATGATAGGTGCAATTGTTGATCACAATATCCGCATAGGTAAAGAAGAGATAGTAGCAATGGACATGGCCGTTGAAGATGTCTACAACCAGACAAAACAAAAGGTGATTCtttgttggaaattttttaaaatttgtatgTTGTACATACATGTAATTAATGTATATTCATGTTTTTTG TTGTCTTGTTTCCATCGTATTGTAGCTAGGGATCTTATCAAGAAGAAGAAGGCCCAAGTCATTTTGGGATCAAGATCATGGGAAGAAACATCCTCAGTTGCTGAGCTTGGGAATCAATATGGCATCCCTACTCTTTCTTTTGCTGATCCATGCCCTTCATGGGCCACCGAACGTTGGCCATTCTTTATTCAAGCTTCTCCCAGCAAATATTTGCAAATGAAAGCGGTGGCTGCTATGGTCCAGTCCTGGGGATGGCGCCGGGTTAATGTCATTTATGAGGATACAGATTCTGCTGTAAATGGAATAACACCTCATCTGTATGACGCCTTGCAGGAAGTTGGAGCTCAAATTAGTCATCTTACAGCCCTTCCATCTTTTCCAAATGCTTCAATGTTGTGCGGGGAGCTTGCGAAGCTTAAGGCAGAACAATGTAGAATCTTTGTAGTTCATGCTTCTTTGGCCTTAGCAGAACGCATatttcaaatggccaaggggaTGAAGATGATGGAACAATGTTATGTGTGGATCACCACAGACAGTGTAACAGGCCTTGTCCATTCAATGGACGTCTCCATGATGTCATCGATGCAAGGTGTACTTGGAGTAGAGAGATATTATCATGATAAAGAGCGGAAGTATCAGGATTTCTATGGAAGATTTCAATATGAATTTGGCTTGAAGTACGCCGAAGAAAAGAACCATGAGCCTGGAATTTCTGCACTAGAAGCCTACGATGCCACCTGGACCGTGGCTTTAGCAATGAAAGAAGGCAAAATCAATCACCAACATCTTCTTGACAAGCTTTCCATCACAGATTTCAGCGGATTAAGTGGTAAAATTCAGTTTTCTGAGCAAATATTAGCTCCATCTGTGAATATATTTCGAATAATCAACGTTGTTGGAAGGAGTTATTTAGAACTTGGAATCTGGTCAGATGGAATAGGATTTTCTGTGGAAGTTGGTGAGAATGCCAAAAACAATGTCTCGATGGAAATTTTCGGAAAGTTGTTTTGGCCTGGAGGACCTCTGAATGCTCCAAGAGGGTGGGACATCGCAACTGTTGCCAATGCAATGAGAATTGGCGTGCCTAATGCATCCCTGATCAAGCGCTTCGTTGATGTGGAATATGATCCATTGACAAAGAGTTATGCTGTGTCTGGATTTTCAATTGATGTATTCAAAGAAACTGTAAGTTATTTGCCATATTTTCTACCATACAGTTTCATTCCATTTGACGGCACCTATGATGCTCTAGTGGAGCAAGTTCGATTAAAG AACTTTGATGCAGCAGTTGGCGACATAGCAATAATATCCAAGCGATGTGTAGATGCAGATTTCACGCATCCTCACATTGAATCAGGGCTTGTGTTGATAGTCCCCATTCAATCACAATCTAACAGGAGTTGGCTGTTCCTGAAGCCGTCCACAAAAGCAATGTGGTTCCTTATAGCATCAATAAATGTTTACAATGGTTTTGTCATATGGATGATTGAACGAAATTACTGCTCAGAATTGAAAGGATCACCTTTGAATCAGATTGGAACTCTGCTCTGGTTGGCTTTTGCTACATTATTTTCACCACAAG GTGAAAAATTGCATAGCAACCTGTCAAGGGCAGCAACattggtgtggttgtttgtcgCACTAATCATATCACAGAGCTATACAGCAAGTCTTACAAGGATGCTCACTGTGCCCAGGCTTGAACCAAAGGTTGCAAACATTGACACACTGAGAAATAGCAATGCAGTGATTGGGTACTCGAGAAAAACTTTTGTTAAAGATTACTTGTTGAATGTCTTACATTTCAACCCAAACAACATCAAGAATTTTTCATCATTCAAAGAATGTGCTGAAGATCTTAAGAATGGTAGAATTGCTGGAGCATTTCTTGAGGTTCCTACTTCTAAAGTTTTCCTTGCCAAATACTGCAAGAGCTTTATGACAACAGGCCCAACATACAAATTTGGAGGTTATGGATATGTAATTCTCTACCCATTTAGCTTCATTGAAGTATATGTTTGCTATTTTTCCCATTCCTTCTCTGCCTACTACAATTTTTGTTAG